The Lentzea guizhouensis genome contains a region encoding:
- a CDS encoding LacI family DNA-binding transcriptional regulator has product MRVTLKDIAEAAGVSTMTVSNVINGKSARVSAETVERVRRIIDERGYVPSASARSLAANQSRLVGLLVPAATEDSLAISPHNIAIIGQIERRLRKRGYHLLLRGVSDTSEIGEALRSWSLDGAVLLGFLDEEVTGLRRRVIGATPVLAVDSYSANPLTTGVRSDDFTGARLAAAHLLSLGHRRIVFAGPSFTDVGVVHERFLGFQKAFEESGLSTADCPVETLNTTHENGVALGRRLLDAHPDATAVFATADILAIGIIEGMLEAGVGVPDRVSVVGFDDLDISAYITPKLTTIAQDIVGKATHAVDRLLALVEGGERPADPLVLDVRLVTRNSTAPPR; this is encoded by the coding sequence TTGCGAGTCACCTTGAAGGACATCGCGGAGGCGGCCGGCGTCAGCACGATGACCGTGTCCAACGTGATCAACGGCAAGAGCGCGCGGGTCTCTGCGGAGACCGTCGAGCGGGTCCGCCGGATCATCGACGAACGCGGCTACGTGCCCAGCGCGTCGGCCCGCAGCCTCGCCGCCAACCAGTCCCGGCTGGTCGGCCTGCTGGTGCCCGCGGCCACCGAGGACAGCCTGGCGATCAGCCCGCACAACATCGCGATCATCGGCCAGATCGAGCGCAGGCTCCGCAAGCGCGGATACCACCTGCTGCTGCGCGGCGTCTCCGACACCTCGGAGATCGGCGAGGCGCTGCGCTCGTGGAGCCTCGACGGCGCGGTGCTGCTGGGCTTCCTGGACGAGGAGGTCACCGGCCTGCGCCGGCGCGTCATCGGCGCCACCCCGGTGCTCGCCGTCGACAGCTACTCCGCCAACCCGCTCACCACGGGCGTGCGCTCCGACGACTTCACCGGCGCCCGCCTGGCGGCTGCGCACCTGCTCTCGCTGGGCCACCGCAGGATCGTGTTCGCGGGTCCGTCGTTCACCGACGTCGGTGTCGTGCACGAGCGCTTCCTGGGTTTCCAGAAGGCTTTCGAGGAATCCGGGTTGTCCACTGCGGACTGTCCGGTCGAGACGCTGAACACGACGCACGAGAACGGCGTCGCACTGGGCAGGCGCCTGCTCGACGCCCACCCGGACGCGACCGCCGTGTTCGCCACGGCGGACATCCTGGCGATCGGCATCATCGAGGGCATGCTGGAGGCCGGGGTCGGCGTGCCGGACCGGGTGTCGGTGGTCGGCTTCGACGACCTGGACATCAGCGCGTACATCACGCCGAAGCTGACGACCATCGCACAGGACATCGTGGGCAAGGCGACCCACGCGGTGGACCGGTTGCTCGCGCTGGTCGAGGGCGGCGAACGGCCGGCGGACCCGCTGGTGCTGGACGTGCGGCTGGTGACCCGCAACTCGACGGCACCGCCGCGTTAG
- a CDS encoding glycoside hydrolase family 13 protein: protein MTTDPPPWWRTAVIYQVYPRSFANGDGAGDLAGVRARLGHLRDLGVDAIWFTPWYLSPMADGGYDVADYRRIDPAFGTLADAEALIADAAALGIRTIVDVVPNHVSSDHAWFQAALAAGPGSPERERFWFREGLGEHGELPPTNWRSSFAGGTWTRVPDGQWYLHLFAPEQPDLNWNHPDVRREHEDVLRFWFDRGVAGIRVDSASMPVKDPALPEVPETYAAGEHPFVDRDELHDIYRSWRAVADSYAEPRVLVGEVWLDDQKRFARYLRPDEMHSAFNFDFMGRPWDAKELRDSITSTVDAHAPVGAPATWVLSNHDVTRPVTRYGRAETSFSFLAKQFGVPTDLELGERRARAAALLTAALPGALYVYQGDELGLPEVEDLPLEVLQDPMHFRSEGVDPGRDGCRVPLPWTRNGRSHGFGPEDGQPTWLPQPAGWGNRSVEAQHDDPASMLSLYRSALALRRAEPGLSGESFDWIDLGPDTIAFRRDDVVCVVHFGPDPLPLPPHEEILLTSAPLTGTAPATATALPATAAGLPATAPSAGACLPTDAAAWLRV from the coding sequence GTGACGACGGACCCGCCGCCCTGGTGGCGCACCGCGGTGATCTACCAGGTCTACCCGCGCAGCTTCGCGAACGGCGACGGCGCCGGCGACCTCGCCGGGGTGCGCGCCCGCCTCGGCCACCTGCGCGACCTCGGGGTCGACGCCATCTGGTTCACCCCCTGGTACCTCTCGCCGATGGCCGACGGCGGCTACGACGTCGCCGACTACCGCAGGATCGACCCCGCCTTCGGCACGCTGGCCGACGCGGAGGCGCTCATCGCCGATGCGGCGGCGTTGGGCATCCGCACGATCGTCGACGTGGTGCCCAACCACGTCTCCAGCGACCACGCCTGGTTCCAGGCCGCGCTGGCCGCCGGTCCCGGATCGCCCGAGCGCGAACGGTTCTGGTTCCGCGAGGGTCTCGGTGAGCACGGCGAGCTGCCCCCGACGAACTGGCGGTCGAGCTTCGCGGGCGGCACCTGGACCCGCGTGCCCGACGGGCAGTGGTACCTGCACCTGTTCGCGCCCGAGCAGCCCGACCTCAACTGGAACCACCCCGACGTGCGGCGCGAGCACGAGGACGTGCTGCGGTTCTGGTTCGACCGCGGTGTGGCGGGCATCCGGGTCGACTCGGCGTCCATGCCGGTCAAGGACCCCGCGCTGCCCGAGGTGCCGGAGACCTACGCCGCCGGCGAGCACCCGTTCGTCGACCGCGACGAGCTGCACGACATCTACCGCTCGTGGCGTGCCGTGGCCGACTCCTACGCCGAGCCGCGGGTGCTGGTCGGCGAGGTGTGGCTGGACGACCAGAAGCGCTTCGCCCGCTACCTGCGCCCCGACGAGATGCACTCGGCGTTCAACTTCGACTTCATGGGCCGGCCCTGGGACGCCAAGGAGCTGCGCGACTCCATCACGTCCACCGTGGACGCACACGCCCCGGTCGGCGCGCCCGCCACCTGGGTGCTGTCCAACCACGACGTCACCCGCCCGGTGACCCGCTACGGGCGTGCCGAGACGTCGTTCTCGTTCCTGGCCAAGCAGTTCGGCGTGCCCACCGACCTGGAGCTGGGGGAGCGGCGGGCGCGGGCGGCGGCGTTGCTGACGGCGGCGCTGCCCGGCGCGCTGTACGTCTACCAGGGCGACGAGCTGGGGTTGCCCGAGGTCGAGGACCTGCCGCTGGAGGTGCTGCAGGACCCGATGCACTTCCGGTCAGAAGGCGTCGACCCCGGACGTGACGGGTGCCGGGTGCCGCTGCCGTGGACTCGGAATGGCCGCTCGCACGGGTTCGGGCCGGAGGACGGGCAGCCCACGTGGCTGCCCCAACCGGCGGGCTGGGGCAACCGGTCGGTGGAGGCGCAGCACGACGACCCCGCGTCGATGCTGTCGCTGTACCGGTCCGCACTCGCTCTGCGCCGCGCCGAACCGGGTCTGAGCGGGGAGTCGTTCGACTGGATCGACCTCGGCCCCGACACGATCGCCTTCCGCCGTGACGACGTGGTGTGCGTGGTCCACTTCGGACCGGACCCGCTCCCGCTGCCGCCCCACGAGGAGATCCTGCTGACCAGCGCCCCGCTCACCGGCACCGCGCCTGCCACCGCCACCGCCCTGCCCGCGACCGCCGCCGGGCTGCCTGCCACCGCCCCGTCTGCCGGGGCCTGCCTGCCCACCGACGCCGCCGCCTGGCTGCGCGTGTAG
- a CDS encoding ABC transporter substrate-binding protein: MMSHRSRVFAALALPLALPLALTACASTPDDELNAEGKVVLTVAMDAGLDGKAVEAFNARVAQFEQAHSDIDVKPQEYTWTAATFTAQLAGGTVPDVLTVPFTDGRGLIERRQIADISGQVATLPYAGALNPAIAKAGQAADGKQWAVPIAAYGQALHYNRTLFTQAGLDPDKPPTTWAEVRTAAKQIAERTGQAGYAQMTQGNTGGWILTTLDYAFGGRTEKLTGDTAEATIDTPEMTEVLSTLRAMRWDDNSMGANFLYDWAGINQDFAAGRIGMYVSGGGNYGNLVTQNGLKPADYGVAALPLAAKPEAGVLGGGTLAVVSPNAGERGKDAAVKWIDFYYMGKLTDQDAAVADAKTLAETKQPVGVPALPVVDRATYDKQQEWVKQYVNVPLAQMKPYTDKMFDQPLVTEPTKSTQEVYKILDTTVQKLLTERGTDIAALLKAADTDVQSTIGRG; encoded by the coding sequence ATGATGTCCCACCGTTCCAGAGTCTTCGCCGCCCTCGCGCTGCCACTCGCGCTGCCACTCGCGCTCACCGCCTGCGCGTCCACCCCCGACGACGAGCTCAACGCCGAGGGCAAGGTCGTCCTCACCGTCGCCATGGACGCCGGGCTGGACGGCAAGGCGGTCGAGGCGTTCAACGCCCGTGTCGCCCAGTTCGAGCAGGCCCACTCCGACATCGACGTGAAGCCCCAGGAGTACACCTGGACGGCGGCGACGTTCACCGCGCAGCTCGCCGGCGGCACCGTGCCGGACGTGCTGACCGTGCCGTTCACCGACGGCCGCGGCCTCATCGAACGCCGCCAGATCGCCGACATCAGCGGCCAGGTCGCCACCCTGCCCTACGCCGGGGCGCTCAACCCGGCCATCGCCAAGGCGGGCCAGGCCGCCGACGGCAAGCAGTGGGCGGTCCCGATCGCCGCCTACGGCCAGGCCCTGCACTACAACCGCACGCTGTTCACCCAGGCCGGGCTCGACCCGGACAAGCCGCCGACGACGTGGGCCGAGGTGCGCACCGCCGCCAAGCAGATCGCCGAGCGCACCGGCCAGGCCGGGTACGCGCAGATGACCCAGGGCAACACCGGCGGGTGGATCCTCACCACGCTCGACTACGCGTTCGGCGGGCGCACCGAGAAGCTGACCGGTGACACCGCCGAGGCCACCATCGACACCCCGGAGATGACCGAGGTCCTCTCCACGTTGCGCGCCATGCGGTGGGACGACAACTCCATGGGCGCGAACTTCCTCTACGACTGGGCGGGCATCAACCAGGACTTCGCCGCCGGCCGCATCGGCATGTACGTCTCCGGCGGTGGCAACTACGGCAACCTGGTCACCCAGAACGGCCTCAAGCCCGCCGACTACGGCGTCGCCGCGCTCCCGCTGGCCGCCAAGCCCGAGGCCGGTGTGCTCGGTGGCGGCACGCTCGCCGTCGTCAGCCCGAACGCGGGCGAACGCGGCAAGGACGCCGCCGTGAAGTGGATCGACTTCTACTACATGGGCAAGCTGACCGACCAGGACGCCGCCGTCGCCGACGCGAAGACCCTCGCCGAGACGAAGCAACCCGTTGGTGTGCCGGCGTTGCCGGTGGTGGACCGCGCCACCTACGACAAGCAGCAGGAGTGGGTCAAGCAGTACGTCAACGTGCCGCTGGCGCAGATGAAGCCCTACACCGACAAGATGTTCGACCAGCCGCTGGTCACCGAGCCCACCAAGTCCACTCAGGAGGTCTACAAGATCCTGGACACGACGGTGCAGAAGCTGCTCACCGAACGCGGCACGGACATCGCCGCGTTGCTCAAGGCGGCCGACACCGACGTGCAGAGCACGATCGGCCGGGGCTGA
- a CDS encoding carbohydrate ABC transporter permease, whose translation MAAVVPPPPPQAPRRRCTPVTWVRRGGLTSLLFLLPLLVVFGVFSWAPIVQSVVMSFQRTNLVGPVTFVGLDNFAQVLNDPLLWTAVGNTLWFAVLALVFGYPVPLVAAVLISEVRARRGLFSALAYLPVVVPPVVAVLLWKFFYDASPSGVFNTVLGWVGLGPWQWLQNPASAMPALVLEATWAAAGGTVIIYLAALAGVPVEQYEAAEIDGAGIWRKVWHVTLPRLRGVLLVTFILQIIGTAQVFLEPFLFTGGGPANSTMTVLLLIYDYAFASSLGGDYGAATALSIMLAAVLAVLSTIYLRVTRSWSAS comes from the coding sequence GTGGCAGCGGTTGTCCCACCACCGCCGCCACAGGCACCACGACGCCGGTGCACGCCGGTCACCTGGGTCCGCCGCGGCGGGCTGACCAGCCTGCTGTTCCTGCTGCCGCTGCTGGTGGTCTTCGGGGTGTTCTCCTGGGCACCGATCGTGCAGTCGGTCGTGATGAGCTTCCAGCGCACGAACCTCGTCGGCCCGGTCACGTTCGTCGGCCTGGACAACTTCGCGCAGGTGCTCAACGACCCTCTGTTGTGGACGGCGGTCGGCAACACGCTGTGGTTCGCGGTGCTGGCACTGGTGTTCGGCTATCCGGTCCCGCTGGTCGCCGCCGTGCTGATCAGCGAGGTCCGGGCCCGGCGCGGGCTGTTCAGCGCGCTGGCCTACCTGCCCGTGGTGGTGCCGCCGGTGGTCGCCGTGCTGCTGTGGAAGTTCTTCTACGACGCGAGCCCGTCCGGGGTGTTCAACACCGTGCTCGGCTGGGTCGGCCTGGGACCGTGGCAGTGGCTGCAGAACCCCGCCAGCGCCATGCCGGCGCTGGTGCTGGAGGCGACCTGGGCGGCGGCGGGCGGCACGGTGATCATCTATCTGGCGGCGCTGGCCGGGGTGCCCGTCGAGCAGTACGAGGCCGCCGAGATCGATGGCGCCGGCATCTGGCGCAAGGTCTGGCACGTCACGCTGCCGCGGCTGCGGGGTGTGCTGCTGGTGACGTTCATCCTGCAGATCATCGGCACCGCGCAGGTGTTCCTCGAACCGTTCCTGTTCACCGGCGGTGGTCCGGCGAACTCGACGATGACGGTCCTGTTGCTGATCTACGACTACGCCTTCGCCAGCAGCCTCGGCGGTGACTACGGCGCAGCGACCGCGTTGAGCATCATGCTCGCCGCCGTCCTGGCCGTGCTCTCGACGATCTACCTGCGCGTGACCCGGTCTTGGAGCGCGTCGTGA
- a CDS encoding carbohydrate ABC transporter permease: MKRGLISPAERATPAIRRTLRAVQGLLLGALLLTGLGPVLWLAKAAVTPTQDTLRTPLALFPGGLDLANLATAWTRVEIDRYFLNTVVIAAGSWLVQLVVATTAGYALAVLRPRYGPLVTAVVLGTLFVPAIVLLVPLYLTVVRTGMINTFWAVWLPAGASAFNVVLVQRFFANLPREVLEAARVDGAGPVRVFWSVVLPLSRPILGVVSVFAVVASWKDFLWPLLVLPDLAVQPLSVRLPALQRYVELDVFLAALAISSVIPVALFLVFQRLFLQSGALEGAVKG, from the coding sequence GTGAAGCGCGGGCTGATCTCCCCGGCGGAACGGGCGACCCCGGCGATCCGCCGGACGTTGCGCGCGGTGCAGGGCCTGCTGCTGGGAGCGTTGCTGCTCACCGGGCTCGGGCCGGTGCTGTGGCTCGCGAAGGCCGCGGTCACGCCCACCCAGGACACCCTGCGGACGCCGCTGGCGCTCTTCCCGGGCGGCCTCGACCTGGCCAACCTGGCCACCGCCTGGACCAGGGTCGAGATCGACAGGTACTTCCTGAACACCGTGGTGATCGCCGCCGGGTCGTGGCTGGTGCAGCTCGTCGTGGCCACCACGGCCGGCTACGCGCTGGCGGTCCTGCGGCCGCGCTACGGGCCGCTGGTCACCGCCGTGGTGCTCGGCACGCTGTTCGTCCCGGCGATCGTGCTGCTGGTGCCGCTGTACCTGACGGTCGTGCGCACCGGGATGATCAACACGTTCTGGGCGGTGTGGCTGCCCGCCGGTGCCAGCGCGTTCAACGTCGTGCTGGTGCAACGGTTCTTCGCGAACCTGCCGCGCGAGGTGCTGGAGGCCGCACGGGTCGACGGCGCCGGACCGGTGCGGGTGTTCTGGTCGGTCGTCCTGCCGCTGTCGCGCCCGATCCTGGGTGTGGTGTCGGTGTTCGCCGTCGTGGCCAGCTGGAAGGACTTCCTCTGGCCGCTGCTGGTGCTGCCCGACCTGGCGGTGCAGCCGCTGTCGGTGCGGTTGCCCGCGTTGCAGCGCTACGTCGAGCTCGACGTGTTCCTCGCCGCGCTCGCCATCTCGTCGGTGATCCCGGTGGCGCTGTTCCTGGTGTTCCAACGGCTGTTCCTGCAGAGCGGCGCGCTCGAAGGAGCCGTCAAAGGCTGA